The nucleotide sequence GATTGCCTTTCCTGTGAACAGAACGGCATCTGTGACCTTCAGGACGCCGCCTATTACCTTGGAATTGAAACGCCGGCGTTTAAGCTGGCTGACATTGAGCCCCAAATCGACGACTCCTCGGAGTTTGTCTATCGCGATCATTCCAAGTGCATCCAGTGCGGTCGCTGTATCGCGGGCTGCAACGGCACGGTGGTAAATGAGGTTTTGAGTTTTGGCTATCGCGGTCACGAGACCAAGGTCATCTGCGACAACGACTTGCCCATGGGCAGCTCGTCCTGCGTCCAGTGCGGCGAGTGTGTGCAGCTCTGTCCCACCGGGGCCATTATTGAAAAGGTAAGCCGCGGAAAAGGCCGGACATGGGACACCCAAAAGGTTCACACGACCTGTCCCTATTGCGGGGTGGGCTGCCAGATCCAACTGCACCTAAAGGATAAGGAAATCATCCGGGTGACCGGCGTGGAGGCAGAGGACCCCAGGCTCGGCAGCCTGTGTGTCAAGGGCCGGTTCGGATATCATTTTATTAATGATGCCGGACGGCTCAAAACTCCTCTGATTCGTGAAAACGGCGCCTTGCGGGAGGCGACCTGGGATGAAGCCCTCGATCGGGTGGCCGAAAACTTTAAGCGCATCAAACAGGCATCGGGACCTGACGCCATCGGAGTTTTTTCGAGCGCCCGGATCACCAATGAGGAAAATTACCTGGTGCAGAAGTTTACGCGGGCGGCCATCGGCACCAACAATGTGGACCACTGCGCCCGGCTCTGACACTCGTCCACTGTGGTCGGTCTGGCCGCAGCATTCGGCAGTGGTGCCATGACAAATCCCATCGAAGATATTGAAAAAGCCAAGGTGATCCTGATCACCGGATCAAATACCACCGAAAACCATCCGGTGATTGGATCGTACGTCAAGCGGGCCGTCAAATTCAAAGGTGCAAAGCTAATCGTGGTGGATCCCCGCAAGATACCGATTACACGCTATGCCGACTTATGGCTGCGGCAGAATCTGGGTACCGACGTGGTCTGGATCAACGGCATGATGCATGTCATCATCAAGGAAAAGCTTTACGATGAGGCCTATGTCAATTCCAGGACAATAGGGCTGGAAGAGCTGAAACAATCCGTGGAAAAATACACGCCCGAACATGTGGAAAAAATTACCGGGATCCCCCCAAACGATCTGATCGAAGCGGCGCGCCTGTATGCCGGCGCCCCGGCGGCCTCCGTGCTGTATGCCATGGGAATTACCCAGCACATATCCGGAACCGACAATGTCAAATCTTTGGCCAACCTGGTCATGCTGTGCGGCAACGTGGGGATTCCCGGCGGCGGCGTCAATCCCTTGCGGGGCCAGAACAACGTTCAGGGCGCCTGTGATATGGGGGCGCTGCCCAATGT is from Candidatus Desulfatibia profunda and encodes:
- the fdhF gene encoding formate dehydrogenase subunit alpha, with product MKIIIKGREFEAKEGRTVLEIARENGIYIPTLCYHARTGPAGKCRACVVEVEGIRGLQTACTLAVKDQMKVVIDSDKVREAQKLVVNLLLSTGKHDCLSCEQNGICDLQDAAYYLGIETPAFKLADIEPQIDDSSEFVYRDHSKCIQCGRCIAGCNGTVVNEVLSFGYRGHETKVICDNDLPMGSSSCVQCGECVQLCPTGAIIEKVSRGKGRTWDTQKVHTTCPYCGVGCQIQLHLKDKEIIRVTGVEAEDPRLGSLCVKGRFGYHFINDAGRLKTPLIRENGALREATWDEALDRVAENFKRIKQASGPDAIGVFSSARITNEENYLVQKFTRAAIGTNNVDHCARLUHSSTVVGLAAAFGSGAMTNPIEDIEKAKVILITGSNTTENHPVIGSYVKRAVKFKGAKLIVVDPRKIPITRYADLWLRQNLGTDVVWINGMMHVIIKEKLYDEAYVNSRTIGLEELKQSVEKYTPEHVEKITGIPPNDLIEAARLYAGAPAASVLYAMGITQHISGTDNVKSLANLVMLCGNVGIPGGGVNPLRGQNNVQGACDMGALPNVFTGYQAVANADINQRMANAWGVKGLPPKPGLTVTQMMEKAHSGEIKALYIVGENPMVSDPDLNHAQKSLEKLDFLVVQDIFMTETAQLADVVLPSASFAEKEGTFTNTERKVQRVRRALAPPGAAKTDSDIIGELSGRMGYPMAYADSRAVMEEIASVTPSYCGINYQRLEKGGIHWPCTGTDHPGTPCLHMDKFTCGLGVFHAIDYIPPAELPDSEYPLYLTTGRLLYQYHTGTMTMKSPGLNAIAPECFVEISAADARNYKIEDGRMLKVVSRRGEILAKARISEMACDGTIFIPFHYASAAANRLTHAALDPLAGIPEYKVCAVKIEKAP